The Rhizobium sp. WSM4643 genome contains the following window.
TGACCGCCGGCCCCGGCACACATCTCAAGGGAAGTTAAAGACATAGGGGCCTCCATGCGAGAACAAAACAAGAACAAGCCCGCCTTAGCACGCTGCTCGATTCAGCGCAACGGTTCATCCGTCAAGCTACACCTACAAGGTTTCCCCAAGCTTAACCGGGTGAACGGAGCGAGAACCCACAGGATTACTTTCCGCCAAGGAAGTCGCCGATGCGCGCACGGACCGCGTTCATGTCCCGGAGTTGGCATTCCCAAATGACGAGGACTTGCCAGCCGTCCGCTTCGAGTAAAGCAAGATTTTTCCGGTCACGCTCCGCATTGCGATCCATCTTCGGCCCCCAATACCCCGTGTTCGACTTGGCCTCCGAACGGGCTTCCCAGCAAGTAGGGTCATATCGAAGATGGGCGTGCCAATAGCATCCACGGACTTCGATGATTTTCCGTCGGGGGCCGAAAGTGAGGTCGGGTTTACCCGGCAGGTCCTTCCGATGGAGACGGTAGCGGTAACCCAAGGCATGGACAAGACGCCGCACGACCAGCTCAGGCTTAGTGTCCTTGGAACGGATACGCGCCATGTTCCTGCTGCGCTGTGCCGTGACATCTGCCAATCCGATTCCCCCACCCCGTCCACAGGACGGTGCTGCGGCCCTCCCCCAGGGGAGGGCCTCACGCCCCCGCGGGGCGACTTGGTTTCACCGCCGTCGCGCGGGCGCTCGGGCGATGCCAGTCATCGCTCGGTGGGCAGCCATTCCGACTTGAGTCTGTCGTATTCGTCCAAGACTGTATCTGTCCATATCGTCATGGCCCTGCGCTTTAAATGGAGGTGCTGCGCGCCACCATAGGCGAGCCGCGTAATGCGGGCGACGCGCTGCTCGCGTGAGTCGTCGTTCTCAACGTCCAGATTGTCCGTGCGTCTCACTTCGTGAGCAAGGACCACTGAAGCTCCGCCCGGAATGCCGGCGTCGTCGAGAGCGCGGGTAATTGTCCGGCGGAGGTCGTGCGGGGTCCACCATTTGATGCCGTTGGCTGCCAAGAGATCGACCGCTGTCGCGCGCTTCTTCGTCAGGGTGTCGCGCGCGCCGAGGCGCTGGACAACGGCGAGGGTGGAGGATCGGTGGATGTGGATATCCTCTTCGCCACGTTCCGACGGGAGCAGCCACCTGCTGTCGGGCCTTTTCACCTGATCGAGTTTTGTCGCCATGTGCTGCGCCAGCCGTGGCGGGATCGGCAAGATATGGGCAATGCCGGCCTTCATGATGCCTTCGCCCCACGCGGCGAGATACCAGCCCTCATTATCGGGGTCGGGGATGTAGTCAGTCTTCTGGATCGCCAGCGCCGCGCCCTGGCGCTGGGCGGTCAAGCAGACCCAGTGAAACGCCGCGGCAACGCCGTCACGAATTCCATACTTGTGATCGTGTTTCGCCTGCATGCGCCCCGGCAGGCGTTTCATGGCGTAGACGTCCGCAAGAACGAGGGTCTTCGCCACGCCCTCCAAACCCGGGTTACGGGTGCGCGGTTTGACCGACTGCCCCACCGTCAGAAGTTTCCACCATGGTTCAACGCGGTCCAGTCCCGATTGTCCGCCATGAACGGACTGGCAATGGCCGAGAACAGTACTGACGTTCGAAACCACCTTCGCTGCGGGGGAAGGGGACTTGTGCTTCTTGAGCATGTCGTCACGAATTCGTTCAATGTCTGCCCGTTTGATATTGACGGCCGGCATCTCCAGAAGGTCAGCGAATTCGGGTTTGGCGAAGGTCGATTTCAAGGTTGTGACGGTCGTTTCCCGCCACGGTTTCGTTGCTGTGTGCGCCGTCTTGTCCTCGATAGTTCTTTCCATGCAGCGCTGCAGAGTCCAAGTTCCCGCCCTTGGGCGCATCTCACGGACGATATCGTCATGCGAAAGATCAAGCTTGTTCTCGACTGCATGGTGATACTGCCTCAGGAACTCCTCGGCGTATGTCTCGCCGCCAAAATCAATCTGCCGCTTCACCTTGTCGGCGAGCTCGCGTGCAGCTTTGATTGAGGGGATGTACCAGGCCTCCCCCTCGTGTCCCCAGCCGAGGGTTTTGTTGACGCCTTTATATCGTAGGAAGAACGAGACCTTCTCACCCTTCAAGCGTAGCGACAAACCAGTGCATTTCAGGTCAGTAATGTAATGGCTGCCCTTATGGCCTGGGCGCGCGGCCTTGAGGAAGTCGGTCAGCTGGGTTGGACGGAGATCGGCTTTATCGGATTTAGTGGTCATCGGAGTCTTTAATTTGTTTTCTGGAACACGTCTGGAACATTTGCCACCCCATAAGTGGAGTCTTTAATTAGGCACGAAGAGATGACAATGAGGTCTTTAATTCGATCGACAATCACCAAATACCGTTAAATGTCAATATTTTACGCGCAAAATTAAAGACATTGATCGTCATCGGAGTCTTGCATTAACGCTAGGCGTCAGGTTTGTGGCACCTGAGGTCGGAGGTTCGAGACCCCCCAACCGTACCATCTCCCCACGTCAACTCCCTATCAGACGAGTCGTTTTAGCTAATGTCATTTCGGCCGAATATGTCGGTATAGACGTTTAACGGTATCTGTAACGATCCTGCACCGATGTTGGAGTGGTTTGCCAAAAGCGCGATCTTTCACGTGTGGAATGGCATACGAAGCGTGCCCATGACCAATCCCATGGCGCGGCGCCCTGAAGAGCACCTACATTTTTTTGCCACAGAAAGTCGAACATTTGTCCGTATGCGCCATACTGCTGTGTGAGCTGCGTGTGCGGCACGCAGCAGCAGCAGCAAGGTCCGCAATGCGACAACTCGCCACTCGATACGGAACGATCCGCCCAGGCGCAGACATCGCTCGGCGGGCGCCAAAACATCCGGACCTTGCTTTCCCGATCTCACCGAGCGTGGAAACTTATTAAATTTCAGCAGATGGCTGTAACGCCAATTTAAGTGCCGTCATGCCAGCAATTGCGGAGGTTCGGACAGGCTGAGCACAGGATCCCTGGAATAGCTTCTAGCCTTTGATCGAGTTTGCGGACGAAGGGCTTCATAAGCGTTGGTTACTAAGATCAAAAACTTTCCTGAAGCGAAATAAAGCTTTTGGTTGAAATTTCCTCTGGTTTGGGGCAGAGGGAAACTGGCATTAGGCACGGCCGAACGGAATAGGCAAACGGATATTTTATGACGAATCTTATTACTTCGACAAAGGACGTCAGCTCGACTGGGGATGAGAAAGTTGACGGGCTCTTCAGTGGCACTGCCTGGGACGGAACGATAACCTATGCGTTTCCTACCACCTCGTCATCTTATGCCTATAGCGGCGAGAAAGACTATTCTTTCTCTTCAATTTCGACGCAGCAGCAGTCTTATGCTTTGTACTTTATGGAGCAGTCCTACGGGAGTGCGGCAAATGACGGCTTCTCCGTCGAGGGGTTTACGAACGCCAACTTTGAGGCCGGAAGCGCTGGCACCGCAACGGTGCGGTTCGCTCAATCGTGGCTACCTCCGACGGCATGGGCCTATACCCCAAATATCGGCGGCAGCGGTGGCGATGTCTGGTTCGGCACGGAATATGCTGGCACCGAAGATGATTATCGCTTGCCGAGGTTCGGCAACTACGCGGGCCATTCCTTGGCACACGAACTGGGTCACGCTCTCGGACTGAAACATGCTCAGGAAGGGTATAATCTCAATCCGACAGTCGTTCCGAGCGCCTACGACTCGCTCGAATATACGATCATGACCTACCGCACATATGTCGGAGACAATGGGAATGGGTACACGTATGAGCATGACGGCGCGCCGCAAACCTTCATGATGCTCGACATCGCCGCCCTGCAGGAAATGTATGGTGCGGACTATACGACGAACAGTGACAATACCGTCTACAAGTGGAATCCGAACCAGGGCATCACCTATGTCAACGGCGTTGCGGCCATCACACCCGCCGCCAACCGCATCTTCGCGACAATCTGGGACGGCGGCGGTATCGATACCTATGATTTGAGCGCTTATACCACCGCCCTCAAGATCGACCTGCGAGCAGGGGGTTACTCGGTCTTTTCCCAGGGCCAGTTGGCCGACCTGGGAGGAGGTCCGAATAATGGTTATGCCCGCGGCAACATTTTCAACGCCCTGCTTTATCAGGACAATGTTGCATCGTTGATCGAGAACGTTAAGGCCGGCTCCGGCAACGATACGGTTACGGGGAACGAAGCGGACAATACGCTCTGGGGCAACGCCGGAAATGATTCCCTGACCGGCGATTCCGGTAATGATACGCTCGACGGCGGGACCGGAATCGACAAGCTGTCGGGCGGGGTGGGCGACGACATCTACATCGTCGACAATGCCAGCGACACCGTGATTGAGAATGCCAATGAGGGGACGGATACGGTCCGGACGACGCTTTCTTATACACTCAGCGCTAACGTCGAAAACCTGACCTACACCGGCACCACCACGTTCATCGGTGAAGGCAATGCGGCGGCCAATGTGATCACCGGCGGGACGGGATCTGATTGGCTTGATGGGGAGGCCGGCGCCGACACGCTGATCGGTGGTGCGGGCGACGATACCTATGAGGTCGATAGTCTCGGCGACGTCGTGGTCGAGGCGGCCGACGGCGGCACTGACAAGATCCGGACCGATCTTGCTGCTTATTCGCTTGCGGACATCGCCAATGTCGAGAATCTATCCTTCGTAGGTAACGGCAATTTTACCGGTACCGGTAATAGCCTCGACAACATAATCACTGGTGGGTTAGGCGACGATACGTTCTCCGGTGGGGCAGGCAACGATACTCTGAATGGTAAGTGGGGAAATGACTCGCTTGCCGGTGGGACCGGCAACGATATTTATGTCGTGTACGATGCCGGCGACACTATCATTGAAAACGCCGACGAGGGCATCGACACGGTTCAGACGTATGCGGCGAGCTACACACTGAGCGCCAACGTCGAGAACCTCACTACCGTTAGCGGGACTGCATTTGCCGGCACTGGCAATACCCTCAACAACACGATCACCGGCGGCGCGGCCATCGATATTTTGTCGGGCGGTGCCGGTGATGATACCCTGAATGGCGGGGCTGGCGCCGACACGCTGATCGGCGGGACGGGCAACGACACTTACATCGTTGATAACACGTCCGACGTCGTCACCGAAAACGCTGATGAGGGCATCGATACGGTGCAAACGGCGCTGGCAAGCTATACTCTTGCCGCCAATGTCGACAATCTCACCTATAGCGGCACGGCAGCCTTTGCCGGGACAGGCAATGACCTTGCCAACACGATCCGGGGTGCGGCAGGTGCCGACACGCTGGACGGAAAGGCTGGAGCAGACATACTGATCGGCGGAGCGGGCGATGACACTTATGTTGTCGATAACCTTGCCGACCTCGTCACTGAAAGGCCGAATGAAGGAGCCGATCTGATCAAGACGGCGCTTTCACTCTATACGCTCGGCAACAATGTCGAGAACCTGCTCTATACGGGATCCGCCAGCTTCACCGGTACCGGCAATGCGCTCGTCAATACGATCACCGGCGGCGCCGGCAACGACACGCTGGACGGCGGCGCCGGTAATGACACGCTTGACGGCGGTGCCGGCAACGACATCTATGTGGTCGACAGTGCGGGCGACGTGATCAAGGAGGCGGTCAGTGCCGGCACCGACGAAATCCGCACGGCGCTTGCAGCCTACTCGATCGCCGCCTTGGTCAATGTCGAGAACCTGACCTACACGGGGTCCGCCAACTTCACCGGCACCGGCAATGCGCTTGATAACACGCTTTCCGGCGGCGCCGGCAACGACACGCTTGATGGCGGGGCCGGGGCCGACAGCTTGATCGGCGGTGAGGGCGACGACACCTATACCGTTGACAATGCCGGCGACCTCGTCACCGAAGCCGCCGATGCCGGAACCGACACGGTTCGCACGACCCTGGCGAGCTATACGCTTGTCAGCGATGTTGAGAACCTCACCTATACCGGCACGGCAGCCTTTACCGGCACCGGCAATGGCCTCGCCAACACGATCAAGGGCGCGGCAGGTGCCGACATCCTGGATGGGAAGGCCGGAGCAGACATACTGATCGGTGGTGCCGGCAACGACACCTATATTGTCGATGACGTTGGCGACGTGGTCACCGAAGGGCTGAATGCAGGAACCGATCTGATCAAGACGGCGCTTTCACTCTATACGCTCGGCAACAATGTCGAGAACCTGCTCTATACGGGATCCGCCAGCTTCACCGGTACCGGCAATGCGCTCGTCAATACGATCACCGGCGGCGCTTAACAACGACACGCTGGACGGCGGCGCCGGTAATGACACGCTTGACGGCGGTGCCGGCAACGACATCTATGTGGTCGACAGTGCGGGCGACGTGATCAAGGAGGCGGTCAGTGCCGGCACCGACGAAATCCGCACGGCGCTTGCAGCCTACTCGATCGCCGCCTTGGTCAATGTCGAGAACCTGACCTACACGGGGTCCGCCAGCTTCACCGGCACCGGCAATGCGCTTGATAACACGATCACCGGCGGCGCCGGCAACGACACGCTGAATGGCGGGGGCGGTGCGGACAGCTTGATCGGCGGTGAGGGCGGCGACATCTATATCGTCGACAATGCCGGCGACATCGTCACCGAAGCCGCCGATGCCGGAACCGATACGGTTCGCACGACCCTGGCGAGCTATACGCTTGGCAGCGATGTCGAGAACCTCACCTATATCGGCACGCTAGCCTTCGCCGGAACAGGCAATGATCTCGACAACGCGATCACGGGTGGCGCTGCAATCGATACGCTTTCCGGCGGTGTCGGCAACGATACGCTGAATGGCGGGGCCGGGGCAGACCGTTTGATCGGCGGGGCGGGTGGCGACATCTATATCGTCGACAATGCCGGCGACCTGGTCACCGAGGCGATCAATGAGGGGATCGACACGGTTCGAACGAACCTGAGTGCCTATACATTGGGTGCCAATGTCGAGAATCTCACCTATATCGGAACGGCAGCCTTTGTCGGAACAGGCAATCTGCTCGACAACATTATCATCGGTGGTGTTGCTGCCGACAAGCTCATGGGGGCTGGCGGCAACGACACTTTGATCGGCGGGTCTGGTGCCGACACGATGTTGGGTGGGATTGGCGACGACGTCTACGTCGTCGACATTGCGACGGACATCGTGATTGAGAACGCGAACGAGGGGACGGACACGGTCCGGACGGCGCTTGTCGGCTATACGCTCGGCAACAATGTCGAGAACCTGACCTATACGGGATCCGCCAACTTCACCGGCGCCGGCAATGCGCTTGATAACACGATCACCGGCGGCGCCGGCAACGACACGCTGAACGGCGCGGCAGGTGCGGACACCTTGATCGGCGGTGCGGGCAACGACACCTATATCGTCGACAATGCCGGCGACATCGTCACCGAAGCGGCCAATGAGGGGATCGACACGGTTCGCACGAACCTGGCGAGCTATACGCTTGCCGGCAATGTCGAGAACCTGAGCTTTGCCGGGATAGGAACTTTCGCTGGTACCGGCAACAATCTCGACAACACGATCACGGGTGGCGCTGCCACCGACACGCTTTCCGGCGGCGCCGGCAACGACACGCTTGATGGCGGGGCCGGGGCCGACAGCTTGATCGGCGGTGAGGGCGACGACACCTATACCGTTGACAATGCCGGCGACCTCGTCACCGAAGCCGCCGATGCCGGAACCGACACGGTTCGCACGACCCTGGCGAGCTATACGCTTGTCAGCGATGTTGAGAACCTCACCTATGCCGGCACGGCAGCCTTTACCGGCACCGGCAATGGCCTCGCCAACACGATCAAGGGCGCGGCAGGTGCCGACATCCTGGATGGGAAGGCCGGAGCAGACATACTGATCGGTGGTGCCGGCAACGACACCTATATTGTCGATGACGTTGGCGACGTGGTCACCGAAGGGCTGAATGCAGGAACCGATCTGATCAAGACGGCGCTTTCACTCTATACGCTCGGCAACAATGTCGAGAACCTGCTCTATACGGGATCCGCCAGCTTCACCGGTACCGGCAATGCGCTCGTCAATACGATCACCGGCGGCGCCGGCAACGACACGCTGGACGGCGGCGCCGGTAATGACACGCTTGACGGCGGTGCCGGCAACGACATCTATGTGGTCGACAGTGCGGGCGACGTGATCAAGGAGGCGGTCAGTGCCGGCACCGACGAAATCCGCACGGCGCTTGCAGCCTACTCGATCGCCGCCTTGGTCAATGTCGAGAACCTGACCTACACGGGGTCCGCCAGCTTCACCGGCACCGGCAATGCGCTTGATAACACGATCACCGGCGGCGCCGGCAACGACACGCTGAATGGCGGGGGCGGTGCGGACAGCTTGATCGGCGGTGAGGGCGGCGACATCTATATCGTCGACAATGCCGGCGACATCGTCACCGAAGCCGCCGATGCCGGAACCGATACGGTTCGCACGACCCTGGCGAGCTATACGCTTGGCAGCGATGTCGAGAACCTCACCTATATCGGCACGCTAGCCTTCGCCGGAACAGGCAATGATCTCGACAACGCGATCACGGGTGGCGCTGCAATCGATACGCTTTCCGGCGGTGTCGGCAACGATACGCTGAATGGCGGGGCCGGGGCAGACCGTTTGATCGGCGGGGCGGGTGGCGACATCTATATCGTCGACAATGCCGGCGACCTGGTCACCGAGGCGATCAATGAGGGGATCGACACGGTTCGAACGAACCTGAGTGCCTATACATTGGGTGCCAATGTCGAGAATCTCACCTATATCGGAACGGCAGCCTTTGTCGGAACAGGCAATCTGCTCGACAACATTATCATCGGTGGTGTTGCTGCCGACAAGCTCATGGGGGCTGGCGGCAACGACACTTTGATCGGCGGGTCTGGTGCCGACACGATGTTGGGTGGGATTGGCGACGACGTCTACGTCGTCGACATTGCGACGGACATCGTGATTGAGAACGCGAACGAGGGGACGGACACGGTCCGGACGGCGCTTGTCGGCTATACGCTCGGCAACAATGTCGAGAACCTGACCTATACGGGATCCGCCAACTTCACCGGCGCCGGCAATGCGCTCGCCAACACGATCACCGGCGGCGCCGGCAACGACATGCTGAATGGCGCGGCAGGTGCGGACACCTTGATCGGCGGTGCGGGCAACGACACCTATATCGTCGACAATGCCGGCGACATCGTCACCGAAGCGGCCAATGAGGGGATCGACACGGTTCGCACGAACCTGGCGAGCTATACGCTTGCCGGCAATGTCGAGAACCTGAGCTTTGCCGGGATAGGAACTTTCGCTGGTACCGGCAACAATCTCGACAACACGATCACGGGTGGCGCTGCCACCGACACGCTTTCCGGCGGCGCCGGCAACGACACGCTTGATGGCGGGGCCGGGGCCGACAGCTTGATCGGCGGTGAGGGCGACGACACCTATACCGTTGACAATGCCGGCGACCTCGTCACCGAAGCCGCCGATGCCGGAACCGACACGGTTCGCACGACCCTGGCGAGCTATACGCTTGTCAGCGATGTTGAGAACCTCACCTATACCGGCACGGCAGCCTTTACCGGCACCGGCAATGGCCTCGCCAACACGATCAAGGGCGCGGCAGGTGCCGACATCCTGGATGGGAAGGCCGGAGCAGACATACTGATCGGTGGTGCCGGCAACGACACCTATATTGTCGATGACGTTGGCGACGTGGTCACCGAAGGGCTGAATGCAGGAACCGATCTGATCAAGACGGCGCTTTCACTCTATACGCTCGGCAACAATGTCGAGAACCTGCTCTATACGGGATCCGCCAGCTTCACCGGTACCGGCAATGCGCTCGTCAATACGATCACCGGCGGCGCCGCAACGACGACACGCTGGACGGCGGCGCCGGTAATGACACGCTTGACGGCGGTGCCGGCAACGACATCTATGTGGTCGACAGTGCGGGCGACGTGATCAAGGAGGCGGTCAGTGCCGGCACCGACGAAATCCGCACGGCGCTTGCAGCCTACTCGATCGCCGCCTTGGTCAATGTCGAGAACCTGACCTACACGGGGTCCGCCAGCTTCACCGGCACCGGCAATGCGCTTGATAACACGATCACCGGCGGCGCTTAACAACGACACGCTGAATGGCGGGGGCGGTGC
Protein-coding sequences here:
- a CDS encoding very short patch repair endonuclease is translated as MADVTAQRSRNMARIRSKDTKPELVVRRLVHALGYRYRLHRKDLPGKPDLTFGPRRKIIEVRGCYWHAHLRYDPTCWEARSEAKSNTGYWGPKMDRNAERDRKNLALLEADGWQVLVIWECQLRDMNAVRARIGDFLGGK
- a CDS encoding M10 family metallopeptidase, with the protein product MTNLITSTKDVSSTGDEKVDGLFSGTAWDGTITYAFPTTSSSYAYSGEKDYSFSSISTQQQSYALYFMEQSYGSAANDGFSVEGFTNANFEAGSAGTATVRFAQSWLPPTAWAYTPNIGGSGGDVWFGTEYAGTEDDYRLPRFGNYAGHSLAHELGHALGLKHAQEGYNLNPTVVPSAYDSLEYTIMTYRTYVGDNGNGYTYEHDGAPQTFMMLDIAALQEMYGADYTTNSDNTVYKWNPNQGITYVNGVAAITPAANRIFATIWDGGGIDTYDLSAYTTALKIDLRAGGYSVFSQGQLADLGGGPNNGYARGNIFNALLYQDNVASLIENVKAGSGNDTVTGNEADNTLWGNAGNDSLTGDSGNDTLDGGTGIDKLSGGVGDDIYIVDNASDTVIENANEGTDTVRTTLSYTLSANVENLTYTGTTTFIGEGNAAANVITGGTGSDWLDGEAGADTLIGGAGDDTYEVDSLGDVVVEAADGGTDKIRTDLAAYSLADIANVENLSFVGNGNFTGTGNSLDNIITGGLGDDTFSGGAGNDTLNGKWGNDSLAGGTGNDIYVVYDAGDTIIENADEGIDTVQTYAASYTLSANVENLTTVSGTAFAGTGNTLNNTITGGAAIDILSGGAGDDTLNGGAGADTLIGGTGNDTYIVDNTSDVVTENADEGIDTVQTALASYTLAANVDNLTYSGTAAFAGTGNDLANTIRGAAGADTLDGKAGADILIGGAGDDTYVVDNLADLVTERPNEGADLIKTALSLYTLGNNVENLLYTGSASFTGTGNALVNTITGGAGNDTLDGGAGNDTLDGGAGNDIYVVDSAGDVIKEAVSAGTDEIRTALAAYSIAALVNVENLTYTGSANFTGTGNALDNTLSGGAGNDTLDGGAGADSLIGGEGDDTYTVDNAGDLVTEAADAGTDTVRTTLASYTLVSDVENLTYTGTAAFTGTGNGLANTIKGAAGADILDGKAGADILIGGAGNDTYIVDDVGDVVTEGLNAGTDLIKTALSLYTLGNNVENLLYTGSASFTGTGNALVNTITGGA
- a CDS encoding beta strand repeat-containing protein, which translates into the protein MRSSIRSPAALNNDTLDGGAGNDTLDGGAGNDIYVVDSAGDVIKEAVSAGTDEIRTALAAYSIAALVNVENLTYTGSASFTGTGNALDNTITGGAGNDTLNGGGGADSLIGGEGGDIYIVDNAGDIVTEAADAGTDTVRTTLASYTLGSDVENLTYIGTLAFAGTGNDLDNAITGGAAIDTLSGGVGNDTLNGGAGADRLIGGAGGDIYIVDNAGDLVTEAINEGIDTVRTNLSAYTLGANVENLTYIGTAAFVGTGNLLDNIIIGGVAADKLMGAGGNDTLIGGSGADTMLGGIGDDVYVVDIATDIVIENANEGTDTVRTALVGYTLGNNVENLTYTGSANFTGAGNALDNTITGGAGNDTLNGAAGADTLIGGAGNDTYIVDNAGDIVTEAANEGIDTVRTNLASYTLAGNVENLSFAGIGTFAGTGNNLDNTITGGAATDTLSGGAGNDTLDGGAGADSLIGGEGDDTYTVDNAGDLVTEAADAGTDTVRTTLASYTLVSDVENLTYAGTAAFTGTGNGLANTIKGAAGADILDGKAGADILIGGAGNDTYIVDDVGDVVTEGLNAGTDLIKTALSLYTLGNNVENLLYTGSASFTGTGNALVNTITGGAGNDTLDGGAGNDTLDGGAGNDIYVVDSAGDVIKEAVSAGTDEIRTALAAYSIAALVNVENLTYTGSASFTGTGNALDNTITGGAGNDTLNGGGGADSLIGGEGGDIYIVDNAGDIVTEAADAGTDTVRTTLASYTLGSDVENLTYIGTLAFAGTGNDLDNAITGGAAIDTLSGGVGNDTLNGGAGADRLIGGAGGDIYIVDNAGDLVTEAINEGIDTVRTNLSAYTLGANVENLTYIGTAAFVGTGNLLDNIIIGGVAADKLMGAGGNDTLIGGSGADTMLGGIGDDVYVVDIATDIVIENANEGTDTVRTALVGYTLGNNVENLTYTGSANFTGAGNALANTITGGAGNDMLNGAAGADTLIGGAGNDTYIVDNAGDIVTEAANEGIDTVRTNLASYTLAGNVENLSFAGIGTFAGTGNNLDNTITGGAATDTLSGGAGNDTLDGGAGADSLIGGEGDDTYTVDNAGDLVTEAADAGTDTVRTTLASYTLVSDVENLTYTGTAAFTGTGNGLANTIKGAAGADILDGKAGADILIGGAGNDTYIVDDVGDVVTEGLNAGTDLIKTALSLYTLGNNVENLLYTGSASFTGTGNALVNTITGGAATTTRWTAAPVMTRLTAVPATTSMWSTVRAT